The genome window TGGTGTACTTCTTGGCGATGGAGATGACCAGGCGCAGGTTGGCCTCGACCATCTCCTTCTTCGCGCGCTTGGCCTTGGCGTCGCCCATGACCACGCGCCGGTTGATGTCCTTGATCTCGGCGATGGTGATGAGATTGTCGGACTCGATCTGGCGCAGCTTGTTCTGCAGTCCCTCGAGCTCCTCGCGCCGCGCACCGATCTCGCGCGAGTAGTTGCGCTTGGCGCGGATCAGCTTCTCGAGCAGCGCGGCATCGGTCTCGGCATTCAGGAACTTCTGGCGGAAGTCGTCCCGGTCCATGCCGGCCTCGTGCACGCAGATGCGCAGGAAGCGACGCTCGAGCCCGCGGATCTGGTCGATGCGCGTATGGAGATTGTCCATGATCTCGCCGTGCAGCTTGGGCGAGAGCTTGAAGCGCATGACGTGATAGGCCAGTGCCTCGCGGGCTTCCTCGGTCTTCTTGTCGCCGGCGCCGCGCTTCTCGAGCGCGTCCCAGGCAACGTCGTAGAGCCGCTGCAGCTCGGCGAAGCGCTCGGCGCAGATCTCGGGGTCGGGACCGGTGGGCGTCGGGGTATCGTCGTCCTCGTCCTCGTCGGCGTCGTCTTCCTCGTCGCCGTCGGCATCGGAGACCGCTTCCTCGGCGTCGGCCTCGGCCTCGGGCCCCTGGCCTTCGGGATAACCGGTCTCGGGATCGATGAAGCCGGCCACGATCTCGGCCAGCCGGCGGTTGCCCTCCTGATGCGCCGCCCACGCCTCGAGCATGATCGCCACCGACTCGGGGAGCTGGGCGACCGCGCGCATGGCCTCGTTCAGGCCTTCCTCGATGCGCTTGGCGATGCGGATCTCGCCTTCGCGATCGAGCAGCTCGACGCTGCCCATCTCGCGCATGTACATGCGCACCGGATCGGTGGTGCGACCGAACTGGTCATCGAGCGCGGCCAGCGCGGCCGCGGCTTCCTCGACCGCCTCGTCGTCCTCTTCGCTGTCGGAACTCGTGGTGTTCGACAGCAGCAGGGTCTCGTCGTCCGGCGTTTCCTCGTGGACGGTGATCCCCATGTTCTGGATCATGCTGATGATGTCGTCGATCTGTTCGGAATCAACGACCTCGGGCAGATGATCCGCGACCTCGGCATAGGTAAGGTAGCCCTTCTCCTTGCCGCGGGCGATCAGCAGTTTCATCTGGGACTGCTTTTCAAGATTCATGCAGACAGTCTCGCGCGCATTCGACCAACGGGAATCTGACAGTATATCAGGGTGAGCCGGCCGTTCTTTCAAGAGCGGCCGCAATTGTTGCGTGGGCGCGTTGGACCGCGTCCCGGCGCAATAGTGCCGCCGCCGACGCCGCCTACTCGTCCGCGCGCGGCTGGGCGGCAGCCCGCGCCGCGGTCAGGGCGCGCAGTTCCGCCATTTCCCCGGCGCTCAGTTCGCGGGCACCGGCGGCGTCGAGCAGCTCCTGCACGCGCAGGCGCCGACCGCGATCACGCAACCGCGCGATGATCTCGTCGAACTCCGAATCCGGATCGGCCGGCGGCAGCGCCTGCGGCCGCGCCAGCTTCTCCAGGATGGCGCGCTGCTCGGGGTCGTGCCAGTCGCGCAGCAGGCCGGCCGCGGTGGTGTCGGGATACTCGATCAGATGGTCCAGCACCGCCACCAGCAGATCGACCCCGGGCTGCGCCGCCTGCGCCAGTTCCTCCAGATCGGCCACGCGCGCGGCCAGGGCGGGCGTCTCCAGCAGCAGTTGCAGCGCCCGGCCGACGGGCTTCTGGCGGCGCTCGGCGCCACCGCCGGCACCTGCCTCCGCTCCGGCGGCGCGGTTGCCGCGCAGGATCGATTCGAGCTCGGCGTGACTGAGACGGGTGCGCGGCACCAGCGCGTCGACGATCGCGGTCCGGGTGGCGGCGTCCTCGATGCGGTCGAGGTGCGGCTTGCAGCGCGACACCAGCTGCGCGCGGCCGTCGGGGGAGGTCAGGTCGCACTCCGCCGACACGCTGTCGAGCAGGAAGCGGCTCAGCGGCTGCGCCGCCTCCAGCGCCCGCGCCCACGCCTCGACGCCTTGTTCGGCGACCAGGCTGTCGGGATCGTGCCCGTCGGGCAGGAACATGAAGCGCACCTCGCGCCCCGGCCCGAGGGTCGGCAGCGCCTGCTCCAGCGCCTTCCACGCCGCGCGCCGGCCTGCGGCATCGCCGTCGAAGCAGAACACCACCCGGCGCGTGCTGCGAAAGAGCAGGTGCAGATGGTCGGAGGTAGTCGCGGTACCCAGCGTGGCGACCGCCGTGCGGATGCCGTGACGCGCGAGCCCGACCACGTCCATGTAGCCCTCGACCACGAACAGCTCGGAGGGATGCGACTCGGCCTGGCGCGCCTCGTAGAGGCCGTAGAGCTGGCGCCCCTTGTGGAAGAGGTCGGTCTCCGGACTGTTGAGATACTTGGCCGGGTCGACGCCCAGCGTGCGCCCGCCGAAGGCGATGACCCGCCCGCGCGTATCGCGGATGGGGAAGGTCAGCCGATTGCGGAAGCGGTCGTAGCAGCCGCGCGCGGGATCGTCATCGCGCGCGATGAGCAGGCCGGCGGCGAGCGCGTGCCGCGGGTCGGAGAACTGCCGTGTCAGGCTGTCCCAGCTGTCGGGCGCGAAACCGATCCCGAAGGCCTGGGCAGTGGCGCCGTCGACGCCACGCCGCTTGAGGTAGTCGATGGCCACCTGCGAGCGTCGCAGCTGCCCCTCGAAGTGGCGCTGCGCGGTCTCCAGTGCCTCCAGCGGCCCGGCCGTGGCGGCGCGCGATGGCCCGCCCCGCCCGCCTTCGCGCGGCACTTCCAGACCGAGCTGGCGCGCCAGCTCCTCGACCGCCTCGACGAAGTCCAGACGCTCGTACGCCATCAGGAAGCCGATGGCGTTGCCGTTCTGGCCCGAGCTGAAGTCGAAGTACATCTGCTTCGCCGGACTGACGAAGAAGCTCGGTGTCTTCTCGTTGGAGAACGGCGAGAGTCCGCGCCACTCGCGCCCGGCGCGCTTGAGATCCACGCGCGGCGAGATCACGTCGACGATATCGACGCGCGCCAGCAGATCGCTGATGAAGGACTCGGGTATGCGGCCGCCGGCCACCGGCTGCCGATCAGTTCAGACGCGACCGCACCCGGCCGGAGAGCGCACCCATGTCGGCGCGCCCGGCAACGCGCGGCTTGAGCCAGCTCATCACCTTGCCCATGTCGGGCATGCCGGCGGCACCGGTCTCGGCGATGCCCTCGTCGATGAGGGCGGTCAGCTCGTCGTCACTCAGCGGCTGCGGCAGGTACTCGGCGAGCACGCCCGCCTCGAAGTCCTCCTGCTCGGCGAGCTCGACGCGACCACCCTCGCGGTACTGCGTGGCAGCGTCGCGGCGCTGCTTGACCTGCTTTTCCACGATGGCCAGGCAGGCGGCATCATCGAGCTCGACGCGTTCGTCGATCTCGCGCTGCTTGATGGCTGCCTGCAGCATCCGGATGACGGCCAGACGGGGCTTCTCGCCCGCACGCATGGCCGTCTTCATGTCCGCGGAAAGCCGCTCCTTGAGCGTGCTCATGACCGCCGGCTCGGGCGGTCAGTACAGTCGCGTGCGGCGAGCGGTCTCGCGCGACACGCGCTTCATCTGCCGCTTGACGGCGGCAGCGCGCTTGCGCTTGCGCTCCTGGCTCGGCTTCTCGAAGTATTCGCGCTTGCGGACGTCGGTGATGACACCGGCGCGCTCGCACGTGCGCTTGAAGCGGCGAATGGCGACTTCGAAGGGTTCGTTGTCACGAACGCGGACACTGGGCATAGGCGATCGACTCTCGTGGCGGGGCCGCCGAAAAAAGGGGCGCAATTGTAGGCCGCGGACACGCGCGATGCAAAGCGCCGCGTGACGGCACCCGCCGGCGGTCGCGGACGGCGTCGGCAGGCCGGCGCGTACCCGCCCGGCACGACCGCCGCCCGCCCGGTCGCGGCGCTGTACCATCGCGTCCCGTGACCACCGTGCTCGCCATCGAATCGTCGTGCGACGAGACTGCCGTGGCCGTCTACGACGGGCAGTTGCGCGCGCACGCGCTGCACTCGCAGACCGACCTCCACGCCGCCTATGGCGGAGTCGTGCCCGAGCTGGCAGCGCGCGATCATCTCGCACGCATGACCGGGCTGCTGGACGACGCCTGCCGGCAGGCCGGCATCGCGCCCGCCGACCTGGACGCCGTAGCCTACACCGCGGGCCCCGGACTGGCCGGCGCGCTGCTGGTGGGCGCGGCGACGGCAGCCGGCATCGCCACCGCCTTCGGTCTGCCGCTGCTGCCGGTGCATCACATGGAGGCGCACCTGCTGGCGCCGATGCTCGACCCCGATGACCCGCCGGCGTTTCCCTTCGTCGCGCTGCTGGTGTCCGGCGGGCACACCATGCTGGTCGATGTCACGGCGCCGGGGCGCTACGCGCTGCTCGGCGAAAGCCTCGACGATGCCGTCGGCGAAGCCTTCGACAAGACCGCGGCGCTGCTCGGGCTGCCCTACCCCGGCGGCCCCCACCTCGCCCGTCTGGCCGAACGCGGCGATCCCGCGCGCTTCCGCCTGCCGCGGCCGCTGCTCGACCGCGACGACCTCGACTTCAGCTTCTCCGGCCTCAAGACCGCGGTGCGCGTGCTGTGCGACAAGCAGGAGCGCCTCGACGACACCACCCGCGCCGACGTTGCCCGTGCCTTCGAGGAGGCCTGCGTGGACGTGCTGGCCGGCAAGTGCCGGCGCGCGCTGGCGCACACCGGGCACGAACGCCTGGTGGTGGCGGGCGGGGTTTCCGCCAACCGGCGCCTGCGCGAACGCCTGCACGCCGACGCCGAAGCCGGCGGCCATCGCGTGCATCTGCCGCCGCCCGCCTTCTGCACCGACAATGCCGCGATGGTCGCCTACACCGGCTGGCTGCGGCGCTTCGACCCGCCCGGCGCGGTCGCGGATGTACGCGCGCGCTGGCCGCTGGCATCGCTCACCCCGCCGGAGGCCACCCATGCCTGAGCCGGGCGACCGCATCATCCTGCGCGGCATCCGTGCCGAGGGCATCGTCGGGGTCTACGCCTTCGAGCGCGACGCCGAGCGTCCGCTGACGGTGGACGTCGAACTGACCATCGACCTCGCGCCGGCCGGCGCCAGCGACGCCGTCGCCGACACCGTCGACTATGACGAGGTCACCGCCACCGTGCGCACCCTCTGCGCGCAGCGCCAACCCGAGCTCGTCGAGACCCTGGCGGTCGCCATCGCCGACGCCCTGCTCGACGACGGACGCATCGCCGCAGCCGAGGTGACCGTGCACAAGCCCGGCGCGGTTGCCGATGTCGAGGATGTGGCGGTGCACGTCGTGCGGCGGCGCGCAACGCGCTGACGGTAACGGTCAGCCGGGCGCCAGATCGGGGAAGGCGCCGCCGGTGGCTTCGTGCACGCGCCCGGCACCTACCGCGCCCGCGACGGCACGCACCGGTGCGCTGCACGCGACGAGCTCGAGACTGACCGGATCGCACTGCAGGCGGCCGCAGAGATCCCGCAGCGCAGCCGCGCCGCGCGCCTCCGGCGTATCACCGGCCTCGGGCACGAGCGCCCCGTCGAGCCGGCTTCCGGTTTCCTGGAGCTGGCGGCCGATATGCTCGCAGCGCGCCAGCAGCGGATCGAGTCCGGCACCGTCCGAGCGTCCCAGGGGCGCCGTCAGCAGATAGATGCGCGCGCCCGCGTGCTGGGCCCGCGACAGCGTCTCCAGCGCCCCCACCGGCAGCGCGTGCGACGCCGCGTCCGTCTCTGCCCCGGCGGGAAGCAGCGCGTCGATCTCGACGACGATGATGCGACTGACAGCAGTCATGCGCGCCTCGGCTCAGTGATCCCGGACGGCATTATGTCGCGCCGCCGGGGGTCCGCGTCGCGCGGCGTCCGTATCCCGGGACCGGTCCGGCACCGCAATATCGGGGGCGGGCGGGACCGCGACGTCGGAGCAGCGCCGCAATGGCGACCCTACCGCGGTGTCTCAGCCCGACAGCAATGACAGATCGGCCACCCGGCGGCACGTCCGATCGAGCGCGCCGAGCAGCGCCAGGCGATTGGCGCGCAGCGCGGGATCATCGGCGTTGACCATCACGGCGTCGAAGAAGGCGTCCACCGGCGCCTGCAGGGCTGCCAGCGCGCGCAGCCCCTCGGCATAGGCGCCGTCGCGCAGGTGAGCCTCCTGCCGGGCGGCCTGCGCCGCCAGGCTGTCGGCGAGCGCGCGCTCGGCGTCGTCGACGAAACGCGCCGGATCCGGCTCGCCGCCGCTGTCGCTGTCGGCCTGGCGCAGCACGTTGCGGGCGCGCTTGTGCGCCGCGGCGAGCTGGGCGGCCTCGGGCATGGCGGTGAAGGCACGCACGGCGCGCGCGCGCGCCGCGAAATCGCCGACGTCGACCACGTCCAGCGCGGCCACCGCGTCGAAGGTCTCGCGGCCGATGCCGTCCTCGGCGAGCACGCCGCGCAGGCGTTCGGCGACGAAGGCCCAGAGCTGCCCGAGCACGGCAGCCCGATCGCAGTCGACCGGCTGGGCGTCGATGGCAGTCGACAGCCATGCGCGGAGATCGAGCCGGAGACCGCCCTCGAGCACGATGCGCAGCACCCCGATGGCGGCGCGCCGCAGCGCGAAGGGATCCTTGCTGGCGGTGGGCGGCTGCCCGGCCGCGAAGATGCCGGCGAGCGTGTCGAGCTTGTCGGCCAGCGCCACCACGCGCCCGGCGGCAGTAGCCGGAATGGGTGCGCCGGCGCCCACCGGCTGGTAGTGCTCGGCGATGGCATCGGCGACCGCCGCGGGCTCGCCCGCCTCGCGCGCGTAGTAGCCGCCCATGATGCCCTGCAGCTCGGGGAACTCGAAGACCATCTGGGTGGCGAGGTCGGCCTTGCACAGCAGGGCCGCGCGCTCGCAGGCGGCGCCGTCGGCGTCCAGCGCGGCGGCCAGGTCGCGCGCCAGCGCGGTAACGCGATCGACCTTGTCGCGGATGGTGCCGAGGTCCTTCTGGAAGGTGGCATCGGCCAGGCGCGGCAGGAAATCGGCGAGCGGCTGGCGGCGGTCCTGGTTCCAGAAGAACAGCGCGTCGGCGAGCCGCGGTCGCACCACGCGCTCGTTGCCGGCCACGACCTGCTGCGGATCGCGCGATGCGATGTTCGCCACGGTGATGAAGGCCGGCAGCAGCGCGCCGGCGTCGTCGAAGACCGTGAAGTAGCGCTGGTTGGTCTCCACCGTGGTGACGATGACCTCGGGCGGCAGTCCCATGAACTCGGCGCCGATGCGCCCGCGCACCGCCACCGGCCATTCCACCAGCGCGGCGACCTCTTCGAGCAGTTCGTCGGTGATGCGCGCGGTACCGCCGCAACCGCGCGCCTCGGCCTCGACCTGCTCGCGCACCGCATCGCGGCGCGCCTGCATGTCCGCCACTACCTTCGCCGCACGCAGCGCGCCCTCGTAGTCCGCCGCCCGCGCCAGAGCGATGGCGTCGGGAGCGTGGAAGCGGTGGCCATGGGTCGTCCGGTCGGCGTCGAGACCGAAGGCCGACCAGGGAACGACGGTGTCGCCGAGCAGCGCGACGAGCCAGCGCACCGGCCGCGCGAAGGTGGCCTCGGTCGCGTCCCAGCGCATGCGGCGCGGGACGGTGGCGTCCATGGCCTGCAGCGCACCCTCCAGGATGCCGGGCAGCAGCGCGGCGGTGTCGCGGCCGGTCTCGGTGGCGCGATAGACCAGATAGTCGTCCTCGCGCAGCAGGTCGTCCACGGTCACGCCACAGGAGCGCGCGAAGCCCTCGGCCGCGCGCGTCGGCGCGCCCTCGGCGTCGAAGGCGGCCTTGACACTCGGCCCCTTGCGCGCGCGCTCCTGGTCCGGCTGGCGCGCGGCGACCGCGTCGATCAGAACGGCCAGCCGGCGCGGCGTGCCCAGGGCCCGCACCTCGCCATGCGCGACACCGCGCTCGTCGAGCCCGTCGCGGACGCTGTCCGCAAGGCATTCGGCGAGGGGCCGCACGTAGCGCGCGGGCAGATCCTCGCAACCGATTTCGATGAGCAGCTCGTCGGACATCGTCAGGCCGGCACGTTGGGGGCCGCGTATTGTCTTGCAACGCGCGCGTACGTGCCACGGAATGCTGCAGACCCCGGGTGCGGCCGTGCGACCATCCGGCCGCAGGCACCACTCGACCGGACCGCGGCGCCGATCGCGGACCGCCGGTGATGGAATGCCGCGAACCTTCCGGAGTTCAGTCGATGCCGCGGATCATCGAAGAGCACGACATCGCGCTGCGCCGCCGTCTGCGCCGCCGCGACGCGGTGCTGACCCTGCTTGCCGGCATCGCGATCGGGATCGTGCTCAGCTGGCAGGCGCCGCTGACGGACGCGCTCGCCGGCGCCATCGCCACCACCGAAGCGCCGCCGGCGATCGCGCCGAGGCAGCTGCCGAGCCAAGGCGATCCCGTGCCCCGTCCGGCACCGCCGGTGACGCCCGATTGCCCGCGCAGCGACGGCCCGCTGGCGCTGCGCATGGCCTGCCGCCTGCACGAACCGCCCGCGCGTTGAGCGCAGCTCAGGCGGTGGCGTCGGTGCGCGGAAGCGAGGGAAAGCCCAGCGCCTCGCGGGCCGCGTAGTAGGCCTGCGCACAGCCGCGCGCCAGCGTCCGCACGCGCAGGATGTAGGCCTGCCGCTCGGTCACCGAGATGGCGCCGCGCGCATCGAGCAGGTTGAAGGCGTGGCTGGCCTGGATGGCCCGCTCGTAGGCGGGCAGCGGCAGCGGCGTCTCCAGCGCCAGCAGGCGCTGGCATTCGTCCTCGGCGGCGGCGAAGCGCGCGAACAGCGTGGCGGTGTCGGCGCGCTCGAAGTTGTAGGCGCTCTGCTCGACCTCGTTCTGGTGGTAGACCTCGCCGTAGGTGACCCGGCGGCCGCCGGCGTCGGACCACACCAGGTCGTAGACCGACTCGACGCCCTGGATGTACATCGCCAGGCGCTCGAGCCCGTAGGTGAGCTCGCCGGCCACCGGATCGCACTCCAGGCCGCCCACTTGCTGGAAGTAGGTGAACTGGGTGACCTCCATGCCGTTGAGCCAGACCTCCCAGCCCAGCCCCCAGGCGCCCAGCGTGGGCGACTCCCAGTTGTCCTCGACGAAGCGGACGTCGTGCACCAGCGGATCGAAGCCCAGCGCGCGCAGGCTGTCGAGGAACAGGCCCTGCAGGTTCGCCGGCGCCGGCTTCATCAGTACCTGGAACTGATAGTAGTGCTGCAGCCGCATGGGGTTGTCGCCGTAGCGGCCGTCGGTCGGCCGGCGCGAGGGCTGCACGTAGGCAGTGTTCCAGGGTTCCGGCCCGACCGCGCGCAGGAAGGTGGCCCAGTGGAAGGTGCCGGCGCCGACCTCCATGTCGAGCGGCTGCACGATGGCGCAGCCCTGCTCGGCCCAGTAGGTCTGCAGGCGCAGGATCAGATCCTGGAAGGTCATCGGTGGGCAGCGTCGGTGATCGGCCGCGCAGTATAGCGGCGGCCCCCGTGGGCCTGCCGCATGGCGGCATCGGCGGCCGGCTTGCGGCATGATCGGGGCAGCGGCGCGCGCGGCGGCGCGTACGCGTCCGGATTGACGCTGCGCACGCGCGCTCGCCGCCGGCATGGGGGAGCACGCGCATGGGCGACAGGCAGGCACCGGCGCGCACCGACGGCGGAGTGCCCGGAGTGCGACGCATCGCGGCCCTGGTGGCACTGGGCGCGGTCAGCGGCGTGCTGGCCGCGGTGGCCGCCAATGCCTTCGTGGCCGTCGTCGGCTGGCTCAACGAGCTGCTGTTGATCTCGCCGCGCAGCCGCGTGATGGAAACCGACGCACGCTGGGTGGTGGCGGCAACGCTCGCGGTACCGATCGTCGGCGGACTGGCGGTCGGTCTGCTGCATCGCGCCATCGGAGAGCGCCGTGCGCACGGACCGGCCGAGATCATCGCCACCGTGCAGACCCGGAGCGGGCACCTGCCCGGCCGGCCGGCACTGCTCTCCGGCCTGTCGGCGCTGGCGGCACTGGGCAGCGGGGCGTCGGTGGGCCAGTACGGCCCGCTGGTCCACATGGGTGGGTCGCTGGGGTCGGCCATGGCGCGCCTCTTCCGCACCGGGGTGACCTCGGACAACTTTGCGGTGGCCTGCGGCGTCGCAGCGGCCATCTCGACGGCCTTCAACGCACCCATCGCCGGCATCCTGTTCGCGCACGAGGTGATCCTGCGGCACTTCGCGCTGCGCGCCTTCGCGCCCATCGCGGTGGCGTCCATCCTCGGCTACGTGGTGGCGCACGCCATCCTGCCGCAGCCCCCGCTGTTCCAGATCGACGCCGCCGAGATCCGCCACCTCTGGGAATTCGGCCCCTTCCTGCTGCTGGGCGTGGCGTGCGCGCTGGTGGCGGTGGGCTACATGCACGCCATCCTCGGCGTCGCCCGATTGGCGCGACGGCTGCCGCTGCCGGTGGCGCTGCGGCCGGCGCTGGCGGGCGCCGGTGTCGGGCTGATGGCGCTGTGGATGCCGGACATCCTGGGCATCGGCAGCGAGACGCTGCGCTTCGCGTTCATCGACGGCGCCTACGGCGATCTGGAGCTGCTGGTAGTGCTGCTGCTCAAGGTCGCCGCCACCGCGCTGTGCCTGGGCATGGGCTTCTCGGGCGGCGTATTCAGCCCGGCACTGGTCATCGGGAGCCTGTTCGGCGCCTTCTTCGGTACGGTCATGGCCGCACTCACCGGCGGCGCCACCTCGGCGCTGGTGGTCTACGCGGTGTGCGGCATGGTGGCGGTCACCGCACCGGTGATCGGCGCACCGCTCACCACCGTGGTGATCGTGCTCGAACTCACCGGGAGCTATCCGCTGACCATCGCGGCGCTGGCCAGCGTCGCGCTCGCCAATCTGGTGGCCTCGCGCCTGTTCGGGCGCTCCTTCTTCGATTACCAGCTCCGCGCACGCGGCCTGGACCTGTCGGGGGGCCGCAGCCGCGCGCTGCTGGCCTCGCGCAGCATCGCCGACATCGTGACGCCGCGCTTCACCGCCGTGCCGGTCGACCGCACGGTGGCGCAGGCGCGCACGATCATGCAGGGCGCGGGCGTGGCCGATGCCAGCCTGCTCGACGATGCCGGCCACTACATGGGCACGCTGCGGCTGCAGGATCTGCTCGGCGCTCCGGACACGGAGCCGGCGGTACGCCTGCAGGATCCGCGGCACCTGATCATGACCAGCGACAC of Algiphilus sp. contains these proteins:
- a CDS encoding RNA polymerase sigma factor region1.1 domain-containing protein, with the protein product MKLLIARGKEKGYLTYAEVADHLPEVVDSEQIDDIISMIQNMGITVHEETPDDETLLLSNTTSSDSEEDDEAVEEAAAALAALDDQFGRTTDPVRMYMREMGSVELLDREGEIRIAKRIEEGLNEAMRAVAQLPESVAIMLEAWAAHQEGNRRLAEIVAGFIDPETGYPEGQGPEAEADAEEAVSDADGDEEDDADEDEDDDTPTPTGPDPEICAERFAELQRLYDVAWDALEKRGAGDKKTEEAREALAYHVMRFKLSPKLHGEIMDNLHTRIDQIRGLERRFLRICVHEAGMDRDDFRQKFLNAETDAALLEKLIRAKRNYSREIGARREELEGLQNKLRQIESDNLITIAEIKDINRRVVMGDAKAKRAKKEMVEANLRLVISIAKKYT
- a CDS encoding GatB/YqeY domain-containing protein, which encodes MSTLKERLSADMKTAMRAGEKPRLAVIRMLQAAIKQREIDERVELDDAACLAIVEKQVKQRRDAATQYREGGRVELAEQEDFEAGVLAEYLPQPLSDDELTALIDEGIAETGAAGMPDMGKVMSWLKPRVAGRADMGALSGRVRSRLN
- the glyQ gene encoding glycine--tRNA ligase subunit alpha, encoding MTFQDLILRLQTYWAEQGCAIVQPLDMEVGAGTFHWATFLRAVGPEPWNTAYVQPSRRPTDGRYGDNPMRLQHYYQFQVLMKPAPANLQGLFLDSLRALGFDPLVHDVRFVEDNWESPTLGAWGLGWEVWLNGMEVTQFTYFQQVGGLECDPVAGELTYGLERLAMYIQGVESVYDLVWSDAGGRRVTYGEVYHQNEVEQSAYNFERADTATLFARFAAAEDECQRLLALETPLPLPAYERAIQASHAFNLLDARGAISVTERQAYILRVRTLARGCAQAYYAAREALGFPSLPRTDATA
- the glyS gene encoding glycine--tRNA ligase subunit beta codes for the protein MSDELLIEIGCEDLPARYVRPLAECLADSVRDGLDERGVAHGEVRALGTPRRLAVLIDAVAARQPDQERARKGPSVKAAFDAEGAPTRAAEGFARSCGVTVDDLLREDDYLVYRATETGRDTAALLPGILEGALQAMDATVPRRMRWDATEATFARPVRWLVALLGDTVVPWSAFGLDADRTTHGHRFHAPDAIALARAADYEGALRAAKVVADMQARRDAVREQVEAEARGCGGTARITDELLEEVAALVEWPVAVRGRIGAEFMGLPPEVIVTTVETNQRYFTVFDDAGALLPAFITVANIASRDPQQVVAGNERVVRPRLADALFFWNQDRRQPLADFLPRLADATFQKDLGTIRDKVDRVTALARDLAAALDADGAACERAALLCKADLATQMVFEFPELQGIMGGYYAREAGEPAAVADAIAEHYQPVGAGAPIPATAAGRVVALADKLDTLAGIFAAGQPPTASKDPFALRRAAIGVLRIVLEGGLRLDLRAWLSTAIDAQPVDCDRAAVLGQLWAFVAERLRGVLAEDGIGRETFDAVAALDVVDVGDFAARARAVRAFTAMPEAAQLAAAHKRARNVLRQADSDSGGEPDPARFVDDAERALADSLAAQAARQEAHLRDGAYAEGLRALAALQAPVDAFFDAVMVNADDPALRANRLALLGALDRTCRRVADLSLLSG
- the tsaD gene encoding tRNA (adenosine(37)-N6)-threonylcarbamoyltransferase complex transferase subunit TsaD → MTTVLAIESSCDETAVAVYDGQLRAHALHSQTDLHAAYGGVVPELAARDHLARMTGLLDDACRQAGIAPADLDAVAYTAGPGLAGALLVGAATAAGIATAFGLPLLPVHHMEAHLLAPMLDPDDPPAFPFVALLVSGGHTMLVDVTAPGRYALLGESLDDAVGEAFDKTAALLGLPYPGGPHLARLAERGDPARFRLPRPLLDRDDLDFSFSGLKTAVRVLCDKQERLDDTTRADVARAFEEACVDVLAGKCRRALAHTGHERLVVAGGVSANRRLRERLHADAEAGGHRVHLPPPAFCTDNAAMVAYTGWLRRFDPPGAVADVRARWPLASLTPPEATHA
- a CDS encoding chloride channel protein; its protein translation is MGDRQAPARTDGGVPGVRRIAALVALGAVSGVLAAVAANAFVAVVGWLNELLLISPRSRVMETDARWVVAATLAVPIVGGLAVGLLHRAIGERRAHGPAEIIATVQTRSGHLPGRPALLSGLSALAALGSGASVGQYGPLVHMGGSLGSAMARLFRTGVTSDNFAVACGVAAAISTAFNAPIAGILFAHEVILRHFALRAFAPIAVASILGYVVAHAILPQPPLFQIDAAEIRHLWEFGPFLLLGVACALVAVGYMHAILGVARLARRLPLPVALRPALAGAGVGLMALWMPDILGIGSETLRFAFIDGAYGDLELLVVLLLKVAATALCLGMGFSGGVFSPALVIGSLFGAFFGTVMAALTGGATSALVVYAVCGMVAVTAPVIGAPLTTVVIVLELTGSYPLTIAALASVALANLVASRLFGRSFFDYQLRARGLDLSGGRSRALLASRSIADIVTPRFTAVPVDRTVAQARTIMQGAGVADASLLDDAGHYMGTLRLQDLLGAPDTEPAVRLQDPRHLIMTSDTRLWDAMQALRDFVGERVPVVDGNGRLVGTVVESDLIRAYLDLMGEMREEEHGTR
- the rpsU gene encoding 30S ribosomal protein S21; translation: MPSVRVRDNEPFEVAIRRFKRTCERAGVITDVRKREYFEKPSQERKRKRAAAVKRQMKRVSRETARRTRLY
- the dnaG gene encoding DNA primase; translation: MAGGRIPESFISDLLARVDIVDVISPRVDLKRAGREWRGLSPFSNEKTPSFFVSPAKQMYFDFSSGQNGNAIGFLMAYERLDFVEAVEELARQLGLEVPREGGRGGPSRAATAGPLEALETAQRHFEGQLRRSQVAIDYLKRRGVDGATAQAFGIGFAPDSWDSLTRQFSDPRHALAAGLLIARDDDPARGCYDRFRNRLTFPIRDTRGRVIAFGGRTLGVDPAKYLNSPETDLFHKGRQLYGLYEARQAESHPSELFVVEGYMDVVGLARHGIRTAVATLGTATTSDHLHLLFRSTRRVVFCFDGDAAGRRAAWKALEQALPTLGPGREVRFMFLPDGHDPDSLVAEQGVEAWARALEAAQPLSRFLLDSVSAECDLTSPDGRAQLVSRCKPHLDRIEDAATRTAIVDALVPRTRLSHAELESILRGNRAAGAEAGAGGGAERRQKPVGRALQLLLETPALAARVADLEELAQAAQPGVDLLVAVLDHLIEYPDTTAAGLLRDWHDPEQRAILEKLARPQALPPADPDSEFDEIIARLRDRGRRLRVQELLDAAGARELSAGEMAELRALTAARAAAQPRADE
- the folB gene encoding dihydroneopterin aldolase: MPEPGDRIILRGIRAEGIVGVYAFERDAERPLTVDVELTIDLAPAGASDAVADTVDYDEVTATVRTLCAQRQPELVETLAVAIADALLDDGRIAAAEVTVHKPGAVADVEDVAVHVVRRRATR